A window of Verrucomicrobiia bacterium contains these coding sequences:
- a CDS encoding response regulator transcription factor, with product MKKIISVSIVDDEADLREHIKDYLAEAAEIHCKSVYASAEEALEHLPHDKPDVVLMDINLGEMDGIECVRRLTAIVPDAQVLMLTVFEDSEKIFRALAAGAKGYLLKRLSPKKLIEAIKDVQDGGSPMSASIARKVVQSFNTVATRGDNTTELSPRERSVLDGLAGGLAYKEIADQLGVSIHTVRNYIRRVYEKLHVCSRTEAVAKFMRK from the coding sequence ATGAAAAAAATTATCAGTGTTTCCATCGTTGACGACGAAGCCGATTTGCGCGAGCACATCAAGGATTACCTCGCCGAGGCCGCCGAAATCCATTGCAAGAGCGTCTATGCCAGCGCGGAGGAAGCGCTCGAACATCTGCCGCACGATAAACCCGACGTCGTGCTCATGGACATCAATCTCGGCGAAATGGACGGCATCGAATGTGTCCGCCGCCTGACCGCCATCGTGCCCGATGCCCAGGTTTTGATGCTCACCGTGTTTGAGGATTCCGAAAAAATTTTCCGCGCCCTGGCCGCCGGCGCAAAAGGTTATCTCCTCAAACGTCTCTCGCCGAAAAAATTGATCGAAGCCATCAAGGACGTGCAGGACGGCGGCTCGCCGATGTCCGCCTCCATCGCGCGAAAAGTCGTGCAGTCGTTCAACACCGTCGCGACTCGCGGCGACAATACCACCGAACTTTCCCCGCGTGAACGCTCCGTGCTCGACGGCCTCGCGGGCGGCCTTGCCTACAAGGAAATCGCTGACCAACTGGGCGTCAGCATTCATACCGTGCGCAATTATATCCGGCGCGTTTACGAAAAACTGCACGTATGCTCGCGGACCGAAGCCGTCGCGAAGTTCATGCGCAAATAA
- a CDS encoding glycoside hydrolase family 2 TIM barrel-domain containing protein has product MSAEIKSKHRITHSLKAHSPCQLPALREPNSLFAITIFLLLLLTSPRPTQAADSNSWHAARAPLMTRWAKEVSPTNALVEYPRPQLVRPDWQNLNGLWDYAITPDTTNNFSSPDGKILVPFPVESALSGVMTNFGEHSKLWYHKMFAVPPSWNGRRVRLNFGAVDWLCHVWVNGHLIGEHQGGYDPFTFDITDALTWKGAEDILVCVTDPTEGDQPRGKQSRKPEGIFYTATSGIWQTVWLEPVPVMCVDRVKIVPDVDTKSVHLWASVNSFTENLTVEAVVSAGGKEISRGTSAPNAELAINLPDAHLWSPDDPFLYDLKVTLKSGDRTLDSVSSYFAMRKIALKKDAQGFTRIALNDQFIFQIGTLDQGFWPDGVYTAPTDAALRSDIEFLKKTGFNFTRKHVKVEPDRWYYWCDRLGLMVWQDFPSGNNATVASQRDFENEVLHIVKSLENHPSIVVWVLFNEGWGQYDTEPLAGWLKELDASRLVDNASGWTDMRAGDLIDMHSYPGPDSPANEPHRASVLGEFGGLAVRVDGHMWSSNFWGYVLLTNTTELADQYTRMLKRVWRSHNLRGLSAAVYTQTTDVETEADGLLTYDRAVAKVDPAQLLAANHSGFNEIPKKVVLADALYDRVVWKYTIEQPEENWFKPKFYPAGWRDGAGGFGTDGTPGIYVGTIWNSPDIWLRRDFNLAAEDIPGMKFQVFHDEDVEIYLNGVLALKQPGFITDYDDFDISKEALAALHPGNNTIALHCHQTTGGQGIDVGILAPLPQTPKEK; this is encoded by the coding sequence ATGTCAGCCGAAATAAAATCCAAACACCGAATCACGCATTCCCTCAAGGCACATTCGCCCTGCCAATTACCGGCCTTGCGCGAACCCAACTCATTATTCGCCATCACCATTTTTCTCCTGCTCCTTCTCACCAGTCCTCGTCCCACCCAGGCAGCCGACTCCAACTCCTGGCACGCCGCGCGCGCGCCGCTGATGACCCGTTGGGCCAAGGAAGTCAGCCCCACCAATGCCCTGGTGGAATACCCGCGCCCACAACTCGTCCGCCCCGATTGGCAAAACTTAAACGGCCTTTGGGATTACGCCATCACGCCCGACACGACGAACAACTTTTCCTCGCCAGACGGAAAGATACTCGTTCCCTTTCCCGTCGAATCGGCGTTGTCCGGTGTCATGACGAATTTCGGCGAACACAGCAAATTGTGGTATCACAAAATGTTTGCCGTGCCGCCTTCCTGGAATGGCCGCCGGGTGCGCTTGAATTTTGGGGCGGTAGATTGGCTTTGCCACGTGTGGGTCAACGGCCATCTCATCGGCGAGCATCAAGGCGGATACGATCCCTTCACCTTCGACATCACCGACGCCCTCACCTGGAAAGGCGCCGAGGATATTTTAGTGTGCGTCACCGACCCGACCGAGGGCGACCAGCCGCGCGGCAAACAATCGCGCAAACCGGAAGGAATTTTTTACACCGCCACCTCCGGCATCTGGCAAACCGTGTGGCTGGAACCGGTGCCGGTCATGTGCGTGGACCGGGTAAAAATTGTTCCCGATGTGGATACCAAATCCGTCCACCTCTGGGCTTCCGTAAATAGCTTTACCGAAAACCTGACGGTCGAGGCGGTCGTATCCGCCGGGGGAAAAGAAATCTCCCGCGGCACGAGCGCGCCCAACGCCGAGTTGGCGATCAATTTGCCCGACGCCCATCTTTGGTCGCCGGACGATCCCTTTCTCTACGATTTGAAAGTCACTTTGAAAAGCGGCGACCGGACACTGGATTCCGTTTCCAGTTATTTCGCCATGAGAAAAATCGCGTTGAAAAAAGATGCGCAGGGCTTCACCCGCATCGCGCTCAATGACCAATTTATTTTTCAGATCGGCACACTCGACCAGGGCTTTTGGCCGGATGGAGTTTATACCGCGCCGACCGATGCCGCGTTGCGTTCCGACATCGAGTTCCTGAAAAAAACCGGATTCAATTTCACTCGCAAGCACGTGAAAGTGGAACCGGACCGCTGGTATTATTGGTGCGACCGGCTCGGACTCATGGTTTGGCAGGACTTTCCCAGCGGCAACAACGCCACGGTGGCGAGCCAGCGCGATTTTGAAAATGAAGTGCTGCACATCGTCAAGAGTTTGGAAAATCATCCGTCCATCGTGGTCTGGGTTTTATTCAACGAAGGCTGGGGCCAATACGACACTGAGCCTTTGGCCGGCTGGTTGAAGGAATTGGATGCGTCGCGCCTCGTGGACAATGCCAGCGGCTGGACCGATATGCGCGCCGGCGACCTCATTGATATGCACAGCTATCCCGGGCCGGATTCTCCCGCCAACGAACCGCATCGCGCGTCTGTGCTCGGCGAATTCGGCGGACTCGCGGTGCGCGTGGATGGTCACATGTGGTCATCCAATTTTTGGGGCTACGTCCTGCTGACCAATACCACCGAGCTTGCCGATCAATATACCCGCATGCTCAAACGAGTTTGGCGTTCGCACAATCTTCGCGGGTTAAGCGCCGCCGTGTACACCCAAACGACCGATGTGGAAACCGAGGCCGATGGTCTTTTGACTTACGACCGCGCCGTGGCCAAGGTGGACCCCGCGCAGTTGCTGGCCGCGAACCACAGTGGTTTCAACGAAATTCCCAAGAAGGTCGTCCTGGCCGATGCCTTGTACGATCGTGTCGTTTGGAAATACACCATCGAGCAGCCGGAAGAGAACTGGTTTAAACCCAAGTTTTACCCCGCCGGCTGGCGGGATGGCGCGGGCGGTTTCGGCACGGACGGAACCCCGGGCATCTATGTCGGCACGATCTGGAACTCGCCCGACATTTGGCTGCGGCGGGATTTCAACCTCGCGGCGGAAGATATTCCCGGAATGAAATTCCAGGTCTTCCATGATGAAGACGTCGAAATATATCTCAACGGCGTCCTCGCCTTGAAACAGCCCGGATTCATCACCGACTACGATGATTTTGACATTTCCAAAGAAGCCTTGGCCGCGCTGCACCCCGGCAACAACACTATCGCCCTCCACTGCCATCAAACCACCGGCGGACAAGGAATAGACGTCGGAATTTTAGCGCCCCTACCGCAAACCCCAAAGGAAAAATAA